The proteins below are encoded in one region of Polynucleobacter sp. AP-Nino-20-G2:
- a CDS encoding deoxyribodipyrimidine photo-lyase: MQKALVWLRRDLRLYDNAALHHALSNNAQVWMTFIFDTDILEPLKIDDQASGALTHDRRVDFIWQGLRQIGEQLRKQGGGLIVQVGKPTTCIPKIAQALGVNTVYTNHDYEPSAIARDATVGNALEKLGIGFETFKDQVIFEKKEILTNSNTVFSIFTPYKNNWLKTLQEKDIATYDCTPKKGQFAAIPKSLESPFPSLESMGFSPTGIETYLPPGSDGGQDFLEAFLGRINQYQIGRDFPAIKGVSYLSTHLRFGMLSIRGLVREAHRRMLAGSMGATIWLSELIWRDFYFMILANHPRLAEGAAFKPDYDNIEWESGAHAQKLFKAWCDGKTGYPLVDAAMHQLNQSGYMHNRLRMVVASFLTKDLGIDWRWGEAYFAKHLNDFELSSNNGGWQWASSSGCDAQPYFRIFNPITQSQKFDPEGKFIRRYLPQLDKLSKKSIHAPWEAGHIELEAAGILLGRDYPLPVVNHDEARKKTLVRYSVVKKISPEAPGA, encoded by the coding sequence ATGCAAAAAGCTCTCGTTTGGCTCCGTCGCGACCTGCGTCTCTATGACAACGCAGCACTTCACCACGCCCTTAGCAATAATGCTCAGGTCTGGATGACCTTCATCTTTGATACGGACATCCTTGAGCCACTCAAGATAGATGATCAGGCAAGCGGCGCCTTAACCCACGATCGACGTGTCGACTTCATTTGGCAGGGCTTGCGCCAGATAGGTGAGCAATTACGCAAACAGGGTGGCGGCTTAATCGTACAAGTGGGTAAACCAACCACATGCATTCCAAAGATTGCGCAAGCCTTGGGCGTAAATACCGTCTATACCAATCATGACTACGAGCCATCAGCAATAGCTCGCGATGCTACCGTAGGAAATGCCCTTGAAAAACTAGGGATTGGTTTTGAAACGTTTAAGGATCAGGTGATTTTTGAGAAGAAAGAAATTCTCACCAACTCGAACACGGTGTTTTCCATCTTCACGCCATACAAAAATAACTGGCTCAAAACCCTGCAAGAAAAAGATATCGCCACCTATGACTGCACTCCCAAAAAGGGGCAATTCGCAGCCATTCCTAAATCTTTAGAATCGCCCTTCCCATCCTTAGAGTCCATGGGCTTTAGCCCTACTGGTATTGAAACCTATCTACCCCCAGGATCTGATGGCGGACAAGATTTTCTAGAGGCCTTCTTGGGCCGAATTAATCAATACCAAATTGGCAGGGACTTCCCAGCAATTAAGGGTGTGAGCTATCTCTCCACTCACTTACGCTTTGGCATGCTCTCTATTCGCGGCTTGGTACGCGAGGCTCATCGTCGAATGTTAGCTGGCAGCATGGGCGCTACGATCTGGTTGAGTGAGTTGATCTGGCGAGATTTTTATTTCATGATTCTTGCAAACCATCCGAGATTGGCTGAAGGCGCTGCATTCAAACCTGACTACGACAATATCGAATGGGAAAGCGGCGCTCACGCCCAGAAACTATTTAAAGCTTGGTGTGACGGTAAGACTGGTTACCCCCTTGTTGATGCCGCCATGCATCAGCTCAATCAAAGTGGCTACATGCACAACCGTTTAAGGATGGTTGTAGCCAGCTTCTTAACAAAAGACTTAGGGATTGATTGGCGCTGGGGCGAAGCGTACTTTGCAAAACACTTAAATGACTTTGAGCTCTCATCGAATAATGGCGGCTGGCAATGGGCATCCTCCTCTGGTTGCGATGCACAGCCTTACTTCCGCATCTTCAATCCCATTACCCAATCGCAAAAGTTTGATCCTGAGGGCAAGTTCATTCGTCGTTATTTGCCACAGCTAGACAAGCTTTCCAAGAAATCCATTCATGCACCATGGGAAGCCGGACATATTGAATTAGAGGCTGCCGGTATCTTATTAGGACGAGACTACCCCTTGCCAGTCGTGAATCACGATGAAGCACGGAAGAAGACTTTAGTCCGCTATAGCGTCGTGAAGAAAATCAGCCCAGAAGCTCCCGGCGCATAA
- a CDS encoding YqgE/AlgH family protein yields the protein MPGMVEANFAGTVIYLFEHTERGAMGLVVNRPTEVDLATLFDKIELKLEIAPLLGQPVYFGGPVQIERGFVLHEPTTEVAYSSSLAVPGGLTMTTSKDVLEAVAAGTGPSKFLMTLGYAGWSAGQLEEEITLNGWINVPLSREQMVEIIFNTPSSERYERTMSHLGFDPSHLSGEAGHA from the coding sequence ATGCCCGGGATGGTGGAGGCCAATTTTGCTGGTACGGTCATTTATCTCTTTGAGCATACTGAGCGCGGTGCCATGGGCTTGGTGGTGAACCGGCCAACTGAGGTTGACCTTGCGACGCTGTTTGACAAGATCGAGCTTAAGCTGGAGATTGCCCCTTTATTGGGTCAGCCCGTGTATTTTGGTGGCCCAGTTCAGATAGAGCGAGGATTTGTCCTGCATGAGCCGACGACTGAGGTGGCTTATAGCTCCTCTTTAGCGGTTCCAGGTGGCCTCACCATGACAACCTCTAAGGATGTGCTTGAAGCGGTGGCCGCTGGTACTGGTCCAAGTAAATTCTTGATGACGCTAGGTTATGCGGGTTGGAGTGCTGGACAGCTTGAGGAAGAAATCACCTTAAACGGCTGGATCAATGTCCCGCTTTCCCGCGAACAAATGGTCGAGATTATCTTTAATACACCCTCTAGCGAACGCTATGAGCGGACGATGAGTCATTTAGGGTTTGATCCCTCTCATTTATCAGGTGAGGCAGGGCATGCTTGA
- a CDS encoding O-antigen ligase has translation MVSSKSNMYLGNILLIMLSILPLCLFSVKGWTSAILFIGSALAFALVFTNSSDKLLDRKQSTWIILIMLMFASPLMAAMLSSALRGEWDWSSFDSFSRFLLAIPIFYIVYRNHLKVVNQWQYLIPVSLIFTLLSTTFLPGYNGDENPFDHPRLAIFFVDPLTLGYLSLTLGVLSFFSINMYARDNWKTLLLKILGGMIGFYISFRTQSRTGWLAIPLILFLLLYTRGPKNRLLSTLAAIAISAVIATGIYLSSSTVQNRIHDAVVDLRVYKFNDLNSETSIGERISFARMGLYYFKLSPVRGWGLRGFQEHANDPELLEFASESTRASPARGSLFHSEITTNAVAHGIFGLAAMLLLFFLPVILCVRQWRKGVNPRLCAFGLAYLFCVIISGLSTEIFSLKFTASFHSVFLACLCAQLLAEEGSSADADSVRSHG, from the coding sequence ATGGTGAGCAGTAAATCAAATATGTACTTGGGCAATATTTTATTGATCATGCTTAGTATTCTTCCTTTATGCCTGTTCTCGGTAAAGGGATGGACAAGTGCAATTTTGTTTATTGGTTCAGCACTTGCGTTTGCCCTTGTTTTTACGAATAGCAGTGATAAGCTCTTGGATCGCAAGCAAAGCACTTGGATTATTTTAATCATGTTGATGTTTGCGTCTCCCTTGATGGCGGCAATGTTGAGTTCTGCGTTGCGCGGTGAGTGGGATTGGTCATCTTTCGATAGTTTTTCCAGATTTTTATTAGCCATTCCAATTTTTTATATCGTTTATCGGAATCATTTGAAGGTGGTGAATCAGTGGCAATATTTGATTCCAGTTTCATTAATTTTTACATTGCTAAGCACAACTTTTTTACCTGGATACAATGGTGATGAAAATCCTTTTGATCATCCCAGGTTGGCTATATTTTTTGTCGATCCTTTAACCTTGGGTTACTTATCCCTTACTCTCGGGGTGCTAAGTTTTTTCAGTATTAATATGTATGCAAGGGACAACTGGAAAACGCTTTTGCTAAAGATATTGGGTGGCATGATCGGTTTTTATATTTCCTTCAGAACCCAGAGTAGAACGGGGTGGTTGGCAATACCGCTGATTTTGTTTTTACTCTTATATACGCGCGGACCAAAAAATAGGCTTTTATCAACGCTGGCAGCTATTGCCATTTCTGCAGTAATTGCTACGGGTATTTATTTATCTTCTTCAACCGTGCAGAACAGGATTCATGATGCTGTTGTTGACTTGAGAGTTTATAAATTTAACGACCTGAATTCCGAAACATCTATTGGTGAGAGAATTTCTTTTGCCCGTATGGGTTTGTATTATTTTAAATTGAGCCCAGTACGTGGCTGGGGCTTGCGAGGTTTTCAGGAGCACGCCAATGATCCTGAGTTGCTTGAATTTGCCTCTGAAAGCACGCGAGCAAGTCCAGCTAGGGGGTCTTTATTTCATAGCGAGATAACTACCAATGCAGTTGCACATGGAATCTTTGGTTTAGCAGCCATGCTATTACTTTTTTTTCTTCCAGTAATTCTATGTGTGCGGCAATGGCGTAAAGGGGTTAATCCTCGATTGTGTGCATTTGGACTTGCTTATTTATTTTGCGTAATTATCAGCGGTCTAAGCACTGAAATATTTTCTTTAAAATTTACAGCATCCTTCCACTCGGTATTTTTAGCTTGTTTGTGTGCGCAATTATTGGCTGAAGAGGGGTCTTCAGCGGATGCGGATAGCGTGCGCTCTCATGGTTAA
- a CDS encoding glycosyltransferase family 2 protein: MNPNKYSLTFACYNSVEYTKMCIDSMTKHGTPLDRLVVVDNFSTDGTRDYLATLPLGGKIFNASNLGCGTAWNQGALALQSEWSIIMNNDVLVSPLWIENLIHAAESKNLKVISPALIEGPLDYDFDAFSLKATAEMKDEHRLGSKHAVCLAIHNSVWMDVGYFQPTPKLLGYEDTLFFNELKKSNIQTSITGASWLHHFGSVTQTAMKQERGLSEKDGLANRYNYKLLNQSWAQRKLAKIQAKKHQLQSSREEVKKHGMSVHGLRKNHAFEWI; this comes from the coding sequence TACAACTCTGTGGAATACACAAAAATGTGTATCGACAGCATGACTAAGCATGGTACCCCATTAGACAGACTGGTAGTGGTTGATAACTTCTCAACCGACGGCACGCGCGACTATCTTGCAACACTACCCCTTGGTGGAAAGATATTTAATGCAAGTAACCTCGGTTGTGGCACCGCATGGAATCAGGGGGCGCTAGCGCTGCAGAGTGAATGGAGCATCATTATGAATAATGATGTCCTAGTGTCACCGTTATGGATTGAAAATCTCATTCACGCTGCTGAATCCAAAAACCTCAAAGTAATTAGCCCTGCATTAATTGAGGGTCCACTCGATTATGACTTTGATGCATTTAGCCTTAAAGCCACGGCAGAAATGAAAGATGAGCATCGTCTCGGAAGTAAACACGCTGTATGTTTAGCCATTCACAATTCTGTATGGATGGATGTCGGATATTTCCAGCCAACCCCAAAGCTTCTTGGCTATGAAGATACGCTATTTTTTAATGAGCTCAAAAAATCAAATATTCAAACCTCAATCACTGGTGCCTCATGGCTACATCACTTCGGCTCAGTTACCCAAACTGCCATGAAACAAGAAAGAGGGCTATCCGAGAAGGACGGCTTAGCTAACCGATATAACTACAAGCTACTGAATCAAAGTTGGGCTCAAAGAAAGCTAGCTAAGATCCAAGCTAAAAAACATCAACTCCAATCTAGTCGAGAGGAAGTCAAAAAACATGGGATGTCTGTGCATGGCTTAAGAAAGAATCATGCTTTTGAATGGATCTAG
- the ruvX gene encoding Holliday junction resolvase RuvX: protein MLEGAKAGAGTANLTVMAFDYGVKRIGVAVGNTLTKAGQPLKIIAEPSEDVRFRVIEALLKEWQPNQLVVGLPCHPDGTEHEMSAKARRFGNQLHGRFHLPVEWVDERYTSAVLEGDPDMRDNLDAESAALILEQYFLEKNWIS, encoded by the coding sequence ATGCTTGAGGGCGCCAAGGCGGGGGCGGGTACTGCGAACCTTACGGTGATGGCTTTTGATTATGGTGTGAAGCGTATTGGAGTTGCGGTTGGCAATACGCTCACTAAAGCGGGTCAGCCCTTGAAGATTATTGCGGAGCCATCTGAAGATGTTCGCTTTAGGGTGATTGAAGCCCTCCTGAAGGAGTGGCAGCCTAATCAGTTGGTTGTAGGGCTCCCGTGTCATCCCGATGGCACTGAGCATGAGATGAGCGCTAAAGCACGGCGTTTTGGCAATCAGTTGCATGGACGCTTTCATTTGCCAGTGGAGTGGGTGGATGAGCGCTATACCTCTGCGGTTTTAGAGGGTGACCCAGACATGCGAGACAATTTAGATGCCGAGTCCGCGGCCTTGATTTTGGAGCAGTATTTTCTTGAAAAGAATTGGATTAGTTGA
- a CDS encoding glycosyltransferase family 4 protein: protein MLNKWIHPDQVGTLYPGIDFSALDSQLDSLPDHVRDWLKLHPGPVISHGAILRGEKGHSTILQALVRVKDVFPNVRYLIAGEGQDKPLLEAEIMTLGLSENVLMTGILKKIAPLLRVSDLAVLPSLVEPLGMFQIEAQYLEVPTIASRVGGIPETMLHQQTGLMIEAGNVEDWANAIIWMLSNPVLARQMARVGKKMVTEKFSLNANTKNLIGLFEKG from the coding sequence TTGTTAAATAAATGGATTCATCCAGACCAAGTTGGAACCTTGTATCCCGGAATTGATTTCTCGGCTCTGGATAGTCAGTTGGATTCATTGCCAGATCATGTACGAGATTGGTTGAAGCTTCATCCTGGCCCAGTGATATCGCACGGAGCTATTCTTAGAGGTGAAAAAGGTCATAGCACTATTTTGCAGGCCCTTGTGCGCGTTAAAGATGTTTTTCCGAATGTGCGATATTTGATTGCGGGGGAGGGGCAGGACAAGCCGCTTCTGGAGGCTGAGATTATGACCTTGGGTCTTAGTGAGAATGTCCTCATGACTGGAATTTTAAAAAAGATTGCACCTCTTCTCAGGGTGAGCGATCTGGCTGTCTTGCCTTCTTTGGTTGAGCCTTTGGGCATGTTCCAAATTGAAGCGCAATATTTAGAGGTGCCCACTATCGCAAGTAGGGTGGGCGGGATTCCGGAGACGATGTTGCATCAACAGACTGGACTCATGATAGAGGCTGGCAATGTTGAGGATTGGGCTAATGCCATTATTTGGATGTTATCCAATCCAGTGCTTGCAAGGCAGATGGCAAGGGTAGGAAAAAAAATGGTGACTGAGAAATTCTCTCTCAATGCCAATACCAAGAATCTAATAGGCTTATTTGAGAAGGGCTAA
- a CDS encoding aspartate carbamoyltransferase catalytic subunit: MSSKNNAVITPVNQFNAAGELTHLLTLEGLPKEQILHILDTAKQFVSVTDPAREVKKVPLLRGKSVFNLFFENSTRTRTTFEIAAKRLSADVINLDISTSSTAKGESLLDTIDNLVAMQADIFVVRHSVSRAPIEIAQHVPAHVHVVNAGDGSHQHPTQGLLDMYTMRHFKKDFSGLKVAIVGDIAHSRVAKSNICALRTLGCTDIRAIGPESLLPSDLDMLGVKVFHSMEEGLKGVDVVMTLRIQKERMEAGQVPEGDAFFKQYGLTPARLALAKPDAIVMHPGPMNRGVEIDSAVADGPQSVILNQVTFGIAVRMAVMSIVAGN; the protein is encoded by the coding sequence ATGAGCAGCAAAAATAACGCAGTGATTACTCCAGTCAATCAATTTAATGCTGCCGGTGAACTGACACACTTACTGACTTTAGAGGGTTTACCAAAAGAGCAGATTTTGCATATCTTGGATACTGCAAAGCAATTTGTCAGTGTTACCGATCCCGCTAGAGAAGTGAAAAAAGTTCCGCTGCTACGTGGTAAGAGTGTCTTTAATCTGTTCTTTGAAAACTCTACGCGTACTCGCACCACTTTTGAAATTGCTGCTAAGCGCTTATCGGCAGATGTGATTAATTTGGATATCTCTACTTCATCTACTGCTAAAGGTGAAAGCCTATTAGATACGATTGATAATTTAGTGGCGATGCAGGCTGATATTTTTGTCGTGCGTCATAGCGTCTCTAGAGCTCCGATTGAGATCGCCCAACATGTGCCTGCGCATGTACACGTCGTGAATGCAGGCGATGGCAGCCATCAACATCCAACGCAGGGTTTGTTGGATATGTACACGATGCGCCATTTTAAGAAAGATTTCAGTGGTCTGAAGGTGGCGATTGTGGGCGACATCGCTCATAGTCGTGTTGCTAAATCAAACATCTGCGCTTTGAGGACTTTAGGTTGTACGGATATTCGTGCAATTGGCCCTGAGAGTCTTTTACCGAGTGATTTGGATATGCTGGGAGTAAAGGTATTCCACAGTATGGAAGAGGGTCTTAAGGGCGTGGATGTGGTGATGACCTTGCGTATCCAGAAGGAGCGTATGGAAGCCGGTCAAGTTCCTGAGGGCGATGCTTTCTTTAAGCAGTACGGTCTTACCCCGGCGCGTTTGGCTTTGGCCAAGCCAGATGCCATCGTGATGCACCCAGGCCCCATGAATCGTGGCGTGGAGATTGATTCTGCAGTGGCTGATGGCCCGCAGTCAGTCATTCTGAATCAAGTGACTTTTGGGATTGCGGTGAGGATGGCGGTAATGTCTATCGTTGCTGGAAATTAA
- a CDS encoding symmetrical bis(5'-nucleosyl)-tetraphosphatase, with protein MSKIYAVGDIQGCAPSLKNLVKKLPTKSKMIFLGDLVNRGPDSLGTLRYLKQLQEDQRIECILGNHDLHLLAIDAGLRKTKGLDTVQPILDALDRADLIEWLRHRPMALSNGKVLTVHAGVLPQWDLQQTIECAQEVEKALRKKSYKDFLANMYGNTPNKWSNSLKGYERLRVITNALTRIRFCTPAGTMEFDSKEGFENGPKGYIPWFKTPKRKTEDTLIYFGHWSTLGLLRHKNVIGLDTGCVWGGKLTAMEIPESGKASKGLEIIQVDGYDHPLRM; from the coding sequence ATGAGCAAGATCTATGCCGTCGGTGATATTCAGGGGTGCGCGCCCTCATTAAAGAATCTCGTCAAAAAACTCCCCACTAAATCCAAGATGATTTTTTTGGGGGATCTTGTCAATCGCGGACCCGACTCCTTGGGCACCCTGCGTTATCTCAAGCAATTGCAAGAAGACCAACGTATTGAATGTATTTTGGGTAACCATGATTTGCACCTCCTTGCGATTGATGCGGGTCTCCGCAAAACCAAAGGCTTAGATACCGTTCAACCCATTCTAGATGCGCTCGATAGAGCTGATCTGATTGAATGGTTACGTCACAGACCAATGGCCCTGAGCAATGGCAAAGTCTTAACCGTTCATGCCGGCGTATTGCCTCAATGGGATCTGCAACAAACGATTGAATGCGCGCAAGAAGTAGAAAAAGCGCTTCGCAAAAAATCTTATAAAGATTTTTTAGCGAATATGTATGGCAATACTCCGAACAAATGGAGTAACTCCCTCAAAGGGTATGAACGCTTACGCGTCATTACCAATGCCTTAACCCGCATTCGGTTTTGCACTCCTGCCGGCACCATGGAGTTTGACAGCAAAGAAGGATTTGAAAATGGGCCCAAAGGCTACATCCCTTGGTTTAAAACCCCCAAAAGAAAAACTGAAGACACACTCATTTACTTTGGGCACTGGTCAACACTCGGACTACTTCGACACAAAAATGTGATTGGCCTAGATACCGGCTGTGTATGGGGCGGCAAGCTGACAGCCATGGAAATACCCGAATCTGGCAAAGCCAGCAAAGGGTTGGAAATTATTCAAGTGGATGGTTACGACCACCCACTCAGAATGTAA
- the hemL gene encoding glutamate-1-semialdehyde 2,1-aminomutase gives MGQNDILFERAQKTIPGGVNSPVRAFRQVGGTPRFVTKAKGPYFWDAEGTRYIDLIMSWGPMIAGHANPEVVEAVKQAAETSFSYGAPTEGEIELAERICQLVPSIEQVRMVSSGTEATMSALRLARGYTGRDLIIKFEGCYHGHADSLLVKAGSGLLTFADSTQNAPSSGGVPQDLVKHTLVLPYNDVAALREVFQKQGDQIAAVIIEPIAGNMNFIKPSAGFLTTLRQLTSGHGSVLIYDEVMTGFRVALGGAQSLQGITPDLTCLGKVMGGGMPMAAFGGKKEIMSKLAPLGNVYQAGTLSGNPVAVAAGLKTLEIISREGFYECLSGQTEKLMAGLKLAADEAGVPFAVDSVGGMFGFYFANEVPTSFEAVTKTDIEAFKKFFHLMLDQGVYLAPSAYEAGFTSIAHDNAVLDDIIAAARTSFKKL, from the coding sequence TTGGGACAAAACGACATCTTATTTGAGCGTGCGCAAAAAACGATTCCTGGAGGCGTGAACTCTCCAGTGCGCGCATTTCGTCAGGTGGGTGGCACACCCCGTTTTGTTACTAAAGCTAAAGGCCCTTATTTCTGGGATGCTGAAGGTACACGCTATATTGATTTGATTATGTCTTGGGGCCCCATGATTGCGGGCCATGCGAATCCAGAAGTAGTTGAGGCCGTCAAGCAGGCCGCAGAAACTAGTTTTAGCTACGGCGCTCCGACCGAAGGTGAAATTGAGTTAGCAGAACGAATTTGCCAGTTGGTTCCTAGTATTGAGCAAGTGCGTATGGTATCGAGCGGAACTGAAGCCACTATGAGCGCTCTGCGTCTTGCACGTGGTTATACAGGTCGCGACCTTATTATTAAGTTTGAAGGTTGCTATCACGGTCATGCTGATAGCTTGCTGGTTAAAGCAGGCTCAGGCCTGTTGACCTTTGCGGATTCAACTCAGAATGCGCCATCATCCGGTGGTGTACCGCAGGATTTAGTGAAACATACGCTCGTGTTGCCATATAACGATGTGGCAGCATTGAGGGAGGTATTTCAGAAGCAGGGCGATCAAATTGCAGCAGTCATCATTGAACCAATTGCTGGTAATATGAATTTCATTAAACCGTCAGCAGGATTTCTGACAACCCTCCGTCAGTTGACTAGCGGGCATGGCAGTGTCTTAATTTATGACGAAGTCATGACCGGTTTTAGAGTTGCTCTAGGCGGTGCCCAATCTTTACAAGGCATTACTCCTGACCTTACCTGCCTTGGCAAAGTCATGGGCGGTGGCATGCCGATGGCTGCCTTTGGCGGCAAAAAAGAAATCATGTCGAAGCTTGCCCCGCTAGGTAATGTCTATCAAGCAGGCACCCTATCAGGCAACCCTGTGGCTGTAGCAGCAGGTTTAAAAACCCTGGAAATTATTTCTAGAGAAGGCTTTTATGAGTGTCTTTCCGGTCAAACAGAAAAGCTCATGGCGGGCTTAAAGCTTGCTGCGGACGAAGCGGGTGTGCCATTCGCTGTGGATAGCGTTGGCGGCATGTTTGGCTTTTACTTTGCCAATGAGGTCCCAACTTCTTTTGAGGCGGTGACTAAAACCGATATTGAAGCGTTTAAGAAATTTTTCCACTTGATGTTAGATCAAGGGGTATATCTAGCGCCGTCAGCGTATGAGGCAGGATTTACTTCTATTGCGCATGACAACGCTGTATTGGATGACATTATTGCTGCTGCGCGTACTTCCTTTAAGAAGCTGTAG
- the pyrR gene encoding bifunctional pyr operon transcriptional regulator/uracil phosphoribosyltransferase PyrR, with translation MNAEQSYLKLIGALKKRKDANEAFELAGLAMGGAWIAERLAADLGLPNYGVINVAFHRDDYAEKGMTALRTASTMPTHLPFEVNGAKIILIDDVLLTGRTVRAALNELFDFGRPAQVELMVLADRENRELPITADFVGEQVSIPDNQILVLEKDDAGKFSFQLEERAE, from the coding sequence ATGAATGCAGAGCAGTCCTATCTGAAATTAATTGGGGCTTTAAAAAAGCGTAAAGATGCCAATGAGGCCTTTGAGTTAGCGGGCCTAGCGATGGGCGGCGCTTGGATTGCGGAGCGTTTAGCGGCTGATTTAGGTTTGCCTAACTACGGCGTAATCAATGTTGCGTTTCATCGAGATGATTATGCGGAGAAAGGAATGACTGCTCTGCGTACTGCTAGCACCATGCCCACACATCTTCCTTTTGAAGTGAATGGCGCCAAGATTATTTTGATTGATGATGTATTGCTGACTGGCCGTACTGTTCGAGCAGCGCTTAATGAATTGTTTGATTTTGGTCGACCTGCGCAAGTCGAACTGATGGTTTTGGCAGATCGTGAAAATCGAGAGTTACCAATTACAGCTGATTTTGTTGGAGAGCAAGTGAGCATTCCAGATAATCAAATTTTGGTTTTAGAAAAAGATGATGCTGGCAAGTTCAGCTTCCAATTAGAGGAGCGCGCAGAATGA